In Nocardia sp. NBC_01327, the genomic stretch GACGCCACCGAATCGCCGCGCACCGACACCCAGCCCGAGCACGCGGTGCAGGTCAGCAGTCAGCTCGAGGCGCTGACCGTGGCGCTGCAGCAGCTCACCCCGGAACAGCGGGCCTGCTGGCTACTGCGTGAGGTACACGGCCGGTCCTATGAGGAAATCGGCGAGATCGTCGGCGCGAACGCCACCGCGGTACGCGGTCGCATCGCGCGGGCCCGAGCACAATTGGCGGAGGTGATGAAGCCATGGCGGTGACCGACACCGAGCAGGAGGACTATCTCCTGCCCTGCGGCCGTGGCCTGGAACGCGTGTGGGAACGCCTCGACACCGTGCAGAACGGTGGCGGGGACGCGCACGAGGCCAGTTGTGTGCACTGCCGGACGGCCCGCGACAGCCTGCTGGGCCTGCGCACCGCGACCCAGGAGCTGATCGACGAACCCGATCCGCCGCCCTCGGATCTGGTGGAGCGCATCATGTCCGCGGTGCGCGCGGAATTGCGGCGCGGCCAAGCTCTCGGCCTGCCGACCCCGCATGCCGGTGTGGTCGCGGTGAGCGAGCAGGCCGCCGCGGTGGTGCTGCGCTTCGCCGCCGACAGCGTGCCCGGGGTACGGGCGCGGCGCTGCCGGATCAGCAATGTCGGCATCGGCCCGGAAGGCGAGACCGTCGTGCATATTTCGATGACCATCGCGGTGCACGTCAACGGTGACGGCGTCCAGGGCTTGGTGCCGAAGGTCCGGGAGCGGGTCACGGCCGCCGCGTCCGCCCGCACGGGCCTGCTGGTCGGGCGGCTGGATATCGCGATCGTGGATGTCTATCAGGAGGGCGGCCGGTGAGCGCTGCGGCTACCCGGTCCGAACTCGTGGTCGCGGATGCGGTGGTGGCGGGTGTCGCCGCCCGGGCCGCGGTCGCGGTGCCGGGTGTGGTCCGGGTCGAACCGGGACTGCGCGGCCTGGTCGCCGAATTGACCCGGGCCGGACGGCAATTGTGGACCGGATTCGAGACCGCCCCCACCGACGGTGTGCGCGTGCTGCGCGATGACGGCGTGCTCGCGGTGCAGCTGGAGATCGCCATCGGTCCGGAACGTCATGCCGGTGTGGTCGCGACCGCGGTGCAGCACGGGGTGATCCGGACCGTGCGCGAGCAGACCGGTGTGCGCATCGACGAGGTGTCGGTGCTGGTTGTCGATATCGAACCGGAGGCGCGGTGAAGGACACGGGGGAGCTGACCGACAAGATCGCCGAGGCGGTCTCGGCATTGACCGGTCTGCGATTGGAATCCTCGATCAAGGACGGTGTGCGCCTGCCCTGGCCGAGCCGGTCCACCGCGATCGATCTGGGCAACGGTGTTGTCGAAATCCGCGCCGTCGCAACCACTTTGCCGCTGCCGCCGCTGCTGGAGAGGGTGGCGGCCGCGGTCGAGCCACTGCTGGTGGACACCCGCTGGGCCGGGGCGACCGTGCGCCTGATCGTGACCCAGCTCGAGGCCGCCGCATTCGGGGCGGGTCCGTGACCTGTGTCACGCCGCCGTGACAGGCGGCCGCATGCCGGGTCCCACCAGTGCAGTTTCGTTTCATCCGTTCCGACGCAAGGGAATCAGGAGGCAGACATGA encodes the following:
- a CDS encoding Asp23/Gls24 family envelope stress response protein; protein product: MAVTDTEQEDYLLPCGRGLERVWERLDTVQNGGGDAHEASCVHCRTARDSLLGLRTATQELIDEPDPPPSDLVERIMSAVRAELRRGQALGLPTPHAGVVAVSEQAAAVVLRFAADSVPGVRARRCRISNVGIGPEGETVVHISMTIAVHVNGDGVQGLVPKVRERVTAAASARTGLLVGRLDIAIVDVYQEGGR
- a CDS encoding Asp23/Gls24 family envelope stress response protein, whose amino-acid sequence is MSAAATRSELVVADAVVAGVAARAAVAVPGVVRVEPGLRGLVAELTRAGRQLWTGFETAPTDGVRVLRDDGVLAVQLEIAIGPERHAGVVATAVQHGVIRTVREQTGVRIDEVSVLVVDIEPEAR